AAAAGGCTTGCTATTGCTGTATTAGCCATATGTGCAGTTGTTTTTGGTATCGGAATTATGAGAGGGGAACAGCCATTATTGATGCTCCTTACAGCCATTTCCCTTGCTGTTGCAGCAATCCCTGAGGCACTTCCTGCTGTGGTAACAATCTCCCTTGCCATTAGCGCAAAAAAGATGATTAAGCAAAATACGCTCATAAGGAAACTCCCGGCAGTTGAGACACTCGGCTCTGTAACATACATCTGCTCTGATAAGACAGGGACACTTACGCTTAATAAGATGGAGGTTGAAGAGATTTGGGTGGATGGGAAAATAGTTCAGAGTTTAGGAGTTATGGAGTTAAACTCTCAACTCTCAACTCCTCGTTCCTTACTGTTTTCTGCCCTTGCATTAAGCAATGATGCCGATACAGATGTCAACGGTAAAATCATAGGGGATCCAACAGAGGTTGCTTTGTATAACATTGCAAAGGGAAAAGGCTTTGATAAAGAAAAACTGGAGAGGGAATTTCCCCGTGTTGCAGAAATCCCTTTTGATTCTGACAGAAAGATGATGACAACAATTCATCAGAAGTCAGAAGTCAGAAGTCAGAAGTCAGAAGAAAAATATGGATATATCTCATTTACTAAAGGGGCAATTGAGGTTTTGATAGAAAAATCCTCAAACCTTTTGACATCAAATGGACTAGAGACCATTGATGCAGAGGAGATTAACAGAATAAACGAAAGGATGTCCGCAGATGGTTTAAGGGTTTTATGTGTTGCGATGAGAAGATGGGAGGTTTTACCATCTGATACTACCCCGGAAAAAGTTGAAACAGGGCTTACAATTTTGGGGCTCATTGGCATTATAGACCCGCCGAGAGAGGAGGCAAAAGAGGCAGTTGCATTATGCAAGGCTGCTGGCATAATTCCTATTATGATAACAGGTGACCATCCGATTACTGCAAGGGCAATAGCAATAAGACTTGGCATTGTTGAAGATGATTTAAAGACTATAATCACTGGAAGGGAACTTGAGCGATTGTCATTGGAGGAGTTTGAAGAAAGGGTTCTTCATATAAGAGTTTATGCCCGGGTTGCGCCTGAACAGAAACTAAAGATTGTGAAGGCCCTTCAGGATAAGGGGCAGTTTGTAGCAATGACAGGCGATGGTGTAAATGATGCCCCTGCATTAAAGAGGGCTGATATAGGGGTTGCGATGGGCAGGACAGGGACAGATGTGGCAAAAGGGGCGGCGCATATGCTCCTTCTTGATGACAACTTTGCTACAATTGTCAAGGCAGTAAAAGAGGGTAGAAGAATCTACGATAATATACGAAAATTTTTTAAATACCTTCTTACCAGCAATTCAGGCGAGATATGGACTGTATTTCTGGCGCCTTTTCTTGGGCTTCCGATACCGCTTTTGCCTATACATATACTCTGGATAAACCTTGTTACAGATGGCGCCCCTGCACTTGCATTAAGTGCTGAACCTTCAGAATGGGATGTTATGAAGAGGAAGCCGAGACCCCCTGAACAAGGGCTTTTTGCAGAAGGCATGTGGCAGCATATATTATGGGTCGGACTCCTTATGGCAGGTATCACCCTTATAACCCAGTCATGGGCAATTACTTCAGGCAGCAGTCATTGGCAGACAATGGTATTTACAGTCCTGTGTCTCTCACAGTTTGGTCATGTCCTTGCGATTCGTTCGGAAAAGGAGTCTTTGTTTTCACAGGGCATATTTTCCAATAAACCTTTGCTTTATTCTGTTCTCCTTGCATTTATTCTGCAGATGGCAACTATCTATGTGCCACTTTTGCAGCCTGTATTCAAAACAGAACCTCTTACATCAAATGAACTTATTATATCTATTGTCCTGTCATCTGTAGTATTCTTTGCAGTGGAGATGGAAAAGTGGTGGAAAAGGAGGATAATATTACGCAGTAGGCAGTTATGCAAACTGCCAACTGGAAACCGATAACCATTAACTAAAAGGAGGTAACAAATATGTACGACAAGAAGCAGCCGCAAAATGTGCAGGATGTAATAGACATGGTAAAAGGTGTCGGGGGAGGGTTCGGTAAGCTCCCTATAATTGCAGTGGGTGTCATTCTATTATTATTACTGATGGGCGGTGGGCCATGGACTATTGTAGGACCTGGTCAAAGAGGTGTGCTTGTAAGATTGGGCGCTGTGCAAAAAGGGGTGTTTCCAGAAGGGTTGAACTTCAAGATGCCTTTCATAGACAGTGTTATAAAGATAAATGTTCAGGTGCAGAAGAATGTAGCAAAGGCTGATGCAGCATCAAAAGACCTTCAGATAGTCTCTACTACAATAGCCACTAATTATCACCTCATGCCTGAGGC
Above is a window of Deltaproteobacteria bacterium DNA encoding:
- a CDS encoding cation-translocating P-type ATPase, with the translated sequence KRLAIAVLAICAVVFGIGIMRGEQPLLMLLTAISLAVAAIPEALPAVVTISLAISAKKMIKQNTLIRKLPAVETLGSVTYICSDKTGTLTLNKMEVEEIWVDGKIVQSLGVMELNSQLSTPRSLLFSALALSNDADTDVNGKIIGDPTEVALYNIAKGKGFDKEKLEREFPRVAEIPFDSDRKMMTTIHQKSEVRSQKSEEKYGYISFTKGAIEVLIEKSSNLLTSNGLETIDAEEINRINERMSADGLRVLCVAMRRWEVLPSDTTPEKVETGLTILGLIGIIDPPREEAKEAVALCKAAGIIPIMITGDHPITARAIAIRLGIVEDDLKTIITGRELERLSLEEFEERVLHIRVYARVAPEQKLKIVKALQDKGQFVAMTGDGVNDAPALKRADIGVAMGRTGTDVAKGAAHMLLLDDNFATIVKAVKEGRRIYDNIRKFFKYLLTSNSGEIWTVFLAPFLGLPIPLLPIHILWINLVTDGAPALALSAEPSEWDVMKRKPRPPEQGLFAEGMWQHILWVGLLMAGITLITQSWAITSGSSHWQTMVFTVLCLSQFGHVLAIRSEKESLFSQGIFSNKPLLYSVLLAFILQMATIYVPLLQPVFKTEPLTSNELIISIVLSSVVFFAVEMEKWWKRRIILRSRQLCKLPTGNR